Within the Thermomicrobiales bacterium genome, the region GTTGGCATTTTCATCATCGCGGGTTCGCTCTCGCTGGTCGACATCCTCAATCAGCAGCGCCAGACGCTCGATCTGTTCGGCACTGGCCTGCAGATCCCCAACTGGTTCATCTTCTATCAGCCGCTGGCGTTCGTGATCTTCCTTATCGCTGCGGTGGCGGAGACGAACCGTCTCCCGTTTGACCTCCCGGAAGCAGAAACGGAGTTGATCTCCGGCTTCCACACTGAGTACTCCGGATTCCGCTTCTCGTTCTACTTCCTGGCCGAGTACATCAGCATGATCGTCATTTCGCTGTTCGCAGCGACGCTCTTCCTCGGCGGCACGGATGGCCCGGTCGCTGATGGAGCGTGGTGGCTGATCCTGAAGGCAATGATCTTCCTGTTCTTCTACATCTGGCTGCGCACGACGCTGCCACGTTTCCGCTACGATCAGTTGATGGGTATTGCCTGGAAGGTGCTGCTGCCGCTGGCGCTGCTGAATATTGTCGTGACAGGGTTTGTCCGACTCGCCTTCAATAATCAGCTCTGGTAGGGGGATGACGCGTGACACGGCTCAGGGACACACGGGGGTGGAGATCAGATGACGCCTGAGGTGCTCGTATTCGACATCCTGGCGGTGATTGCGATCATCGCCGGCATCGGGGTGGTCGTGTCGCGCAATCCGGTGCATAGCGCCGTTGCGCTCGTCGTGACGTTCATCAACCTCGCCGGGATCTTCGTGATGCTGCGCGCCGAGTTTCTCGCCGCAGTGCAGATCATTGTCTATACCGGCGCGATCCTGGTGCTGGTGCTCTTCGTCATCATGCTCGTTGACATGGACGACCTGCCGGAATTCCACGGCGGCGCACCACTGCAACGCATGTTTGCGATTGCCATCGGTCTCATCCTGCTCGGCGAAGTTGCGGCGGCAGTGCTGACACGCACCGTCGTTGGTCAGCCGGGGCCGTGGAATGAAGAG harbors:
- the nuoH gene encoding NADH-quinone oxidoreductase subunit NuoH, whose product is MSDQPLWISFVVGFIVLNVLLIGMAYMTWAERKVMAYMQDRIGPNRTGPFGLLQPIADAVKLIGKEDLIPKFADKRIFVIAPLVSFVTAPLAGLVIPFGDHVTIAGRQINLYATDINIAVLYVLALSSIGVYGIILGGYASANRYSLLGALRAAAQVISYEIVLGLSLVGIFIIAGSLSLVDILNQQRQTLDLFGTGLQIPNWFIFYQPLAFVIFLIAAVAETNRLPFDLPEAETELISGFHTEYSGFRFSFYFLAEYISMIVISLFAATLFLGGTDGPVADGAWWLILKAMIFLFFYIWLRTTLPRFRYDQLMGIAWKVLLPLALLNIVVTGFVRLAFNNQLW